One part of the Ranitomeya imitator isolate aRanImi1 chromosome 10, aRanImi1.pri, whole genome shotgun sequence genome encodes these proteins:
- the LOC138652242 gene encoding uncharacterized protein, whose protein sequence is MIKFRGPIYLFRAEIRVGGGGKNRWLGGQWSPQRRKGRVAGRAVESAEEEEERTGGWEGSGVGGGGGGKDGWLGGQWSRRRRRRKGRVAGRAVESAEEEEERTGGWEGSGVGGGGKDGWLGGQWSRRRRRRKGRVAGRAVESTEEEEERTGGWEGSGVGGGGGKDGWLEGQWSRRRRRRKGRVAGRAVESAEEEEERTGGWEGSGVGGGGGGKDGWLGGQWSRRRRRRKGRVAGRAVESAEEDEEERTGGWEGNGVGGGRGGKDGWLGGQWSRRRRRRKGRVAGRAVESAEERTGGWEGSGVGGGGKDGWLGGQWSRRRRRKGRVAGRAVESAEEEERTGGWEGSGVGGGGGKDGWLGGQ, encoded by the coding sequence ATGATTAAATTCAGAGGCCCAATATACTTGTTCAGAGCAGAGATTAGAGTCGGCGGAGGAGGAAAGAACAGGTGGCTGGGAGGGCAGTGGAGTCCGCAGAGGAGGAAAGGACGGGTGGCTGGGAGGGCAGTGGAGtcggcggaggaggaggaggaaaggacgGGTGGCTGGGAGGGCAGTGGAGtcggcggaggaggaggaggaaaggacgGGTGGCTGGGAGGGCAGTGGAGtcggcggaggaggaggaggaaaggacgGGTGGCTGGGAGGGCAGTGGAGtcggcggaggaggaggaggaaagaacAGGTGGCTGGGAGGGCAGTGGAGTCGGCGGAGGAGGAAAGGACGGGTGGCTGGGAGGGCAGTGGAGtcgacggaggaggaggaggaaaggacgGGTGGCTGGGAGGGCAGTGGAGtcgacggaggaggaggaggaaaggacgGGTGGCTGGGAGGGCAGTGGAGTCGGCGGAGGAGGAGGAAAGGACGGGTGGCTGGAAGGGCAGTGGAGtcggcggaggaggaggaggaaaggacgGGTGGCTGGGAGGGCAGTGGAGtcggcggaggaggaggaggaaaggacgGGTGGCTGGGAGGGCAGTGGAGtcggcggaggaggaggaggaaaggacgGGTGGCTGGGAGGGCAGTGGAGtcggcggaggaggaggaggaaaggacgGGTGGCTGGGAGGGCAGTGGAGTCggcggaggaggacgaggaggaaagGACGGGTGGCTGGGAGGGCAATGGAGTCGGCGGAGGACGAGGAGGAAAGGACGGGTGGCTGGGAGGGCAGTGGAGtcggcggaggaggaggaggaaaggacgGGTGGCTGGGAGGGCAGTGGAGTCGGCGGAGGAAAGGACGGGTGGCTGGGAGGGCAGTGGAGTCGGCGGAGGAGGAAAGGACGGGTGGCTGGGAGGGCAGTGGAGTCGGCGGAGGAGGAGGAAAGGACGGGTGGCTGGGAGGGCAGTGGAGTCGGCGGAGGAGGAGGAAAGGACGGGTGGCTGGGAGGGCAGTGGAGTCGGCGGAGGAGGAGGAAAGGACGGGTGGCTGGGAGGGCAGTAG